From Toxorhynchites rutilus septentrionalis strain SRP chromosome 2, ASM2978413v1, whole genome shotgun sequence, a single genomic window includes:
- the LOC129765756 gene encoding uncharacterized protein LOC129765756: MSLDKREDENDQEIGNIDSISLPRLNPPIMTASNIESYFLSLEFWFAASGLGNQHDARKYNIVMAQVPPNKLKELRFIIDATPVADKYPYIKRMLMYHFADSQQKRLQRVLSDMPLGDMKPSQLYSEMRRVAGNSLSELVLLDLWASRLPAHAQAAVIASKGDPSEKASIADAIVDSMGLRSINAMETLSPTIPVIAPETPASSCMNDLQREIVQLTSKFEQMFRSQRNSRDRSRSCNRSRTDQRFRSGSAYDMCWYHRTFGREAHTCRKPCFFSPSGQLSNPNQQ; encoded by the coding sequence ATGTCATTGGATAAAAGGGAAGATGAGAACGACCAAGAGATTGGTAACATCGATTCCATTAGCTTGCCTCGTCTGAATCCGCCGATAATGACTGCATCGAACATAGAATCATACTTCTTATCATTGGAGTTCTGGTTCGCCGCATCTGGATTAGGGAATCAACACGACGCCAGAAAGTATAACATCGTGATGGCGCAGGTACCCCCGAATAAGCTCAAGGAACTACGCTTCATAATAGACGCCACACCAGTCGCAGACAAGTATCCATACATCAAGAGAATGCTTATGTATCATTTCGCCGACAGTCAGCAGAAACGATTGCAGCGGGTACTTTCCGATATGCCTCTTGGTGATATGAAGCCCAGCCAGCTATATAGCGAGATGAGACGAGTAGCAGGAAATTCATTAAGTGAGCTTGTACTTTTGGACTTATGGGCCTCCAGACTTCCAGCTCACGCGCAGGCAGCAGTGATTGCTTCAAAAGGAGATCCATCAGAAAAAGCGAGCATCGCGGATGCCATCGTCGATTCCATGGGACTCCGTAGCATCAACGCCATGGAAACACTCTCCCCAACGATACCAGTGATCGCACCAGAAACACCGGCGTCAAGCTGCATGAACGACCTTCAACGAGAAATTGTCCAACTGACTAGCAAGTTTGAGCAGATGTTCCGTTCTCAAAGAAACTCGCGGGACCGATCACGCTCGTGTAACCGAAGCAGAACCGATCAACGTTTCCGTAGCGGATCGGCGTATGACATGTGCTGGTACCATCGTACATTCGGAAGAGAAGCACACACATGCCGAAAGCCGTGTTTCTTCAGTCCATCGGGGCAATTATCAAATCCCAATCAGCAATGA